From a single Capsicum annuum cultivar UCD-10X-F1 chromosome 12, UCD10Xv1.1, whole genome shotgun sequence genomic region:
- the LOC107849985 gene encoding TSET complex member tstD-like yields MLLAVLIANSEGNILVERLNGVPTEEMLHWRSFLVRLGAENLRGVKNEELLVACHKSVYVVYTILGAISIYVVDKEEYDELVLSEVIYAITAIVRDVCGKPPSERLFLDKYGKICLSLDEIVSKGLLENTEKDRIKRLVRLKPPSEF; encoded by the exons atgttgctTGCTGTGTTGATCGCCAATTCTGAGGGCAATATACTCGTAGAACG TTTAAATGGAGTCCCAACAGAGGAAATGTTACATTGGAGATCTTTCTTAGTTAGATTGGGAGCAGAAAATCTTAGAGGAGTCAAAAATGAGGAACTCCTTGTAGCTTGTCACAA ATCAGTATATGTGGTATACACTATATTAGGAGCTATCAGCATTTATGTGGTTgacaaagaagaatatgatgaactTGTTT TATCAGAAGTAATCTATGCTATTACTGCAATTGTGAGGGATGTATGTGGAAAGCCCCCAAGTGAACGCCTTTTTCTAGACAAGTATGGAAAAATTTGCTTGTCTTTAGATGAAATTGTCTCAAAG GGTTTGCTCGAAAATACAGAGAAAGACAGAATTAAAAGACTTGTGAGGTTGAAACCACCATCAGAGTTTTGA